In Salmo trutta chromosome 37, fSalTru1.1, whole genome shotgun sequence, the following proteins share a genomic window:
- the LOC115176732 gene encoding GA-binding protein subunit beta-1 isoform X1: MSLVDLGKRLLEAARAGLDDDVRTLMVNGAPFTTDWLGTSPLHLAAQYGHHSTAEVLLRAGVSRDARTKVDRTPLHMAATEGHSNIVELLVSQSGADINAKDMLKMTALHWAAQHGHREVAELLLKYGADVHSLSKFDKTPFDIAMDTSNTELMILLQDGMQNQVNMNPEPQFIISSAGVVNFSDLVNTTAKSGESVSTTSVLATLAALAEASGPMGKNAGKSEDAIAADSVDSAIQHVVGDGGQRVITIVTDQHGNLQPAGLGQQFFVTMQGQQMVAVPAGQITEEVVEQEPYPSPARKRRIEPAAILTRPKDKNAKSGDSSREQLQKQLQEANRKAQEYRTQLLQKEQEAEQYRLRLEEAIEQQQSNNTSNATGSSSTGVQEVEEEVVQMEKQHETEERVVEEDKVEGEEDVPFPEETILVKVEEELDSGEGEQITVDDTEETEKASTKFTTTPKRGRGRGRGRGRRR, from the exons ATGTCACTGGTGGACCTGGGGAAGCGGCTGCTAGAGGCTGCACGGGCAGGGCTGGATGATGATGTCAGGACCCTCATGGTCAATGGAGCTCCCTTCACCACTGATTGG CTGGGGACTTCCCCGCTCCATCTAGCTGCTCAGTACGGACACCACTCCACGGCTGAGGTGCTTCTCCGAGCAGGCGTTAGCAGGGATGCCCGGACCAAAGTGGACAGGACCCCACTCCACATGGCGGCCACGGAGGGCCACTCCAATATAGTGGAGCTGCTAGTCAGT CAGAGCGGAGCGGACATCAACGCTAAGGACATGCTGAAGATGACAGCCCTGCATTGGGCGGCCCAGCACGGTCACAGGGAGGTGGCAGAGCTGCTGCTCAAATATGGAGCAGACGTCCACTCCCTCAGCAAGTTTGACAAGACTCCCTTTGACATCGCCATGGACACCAGCAACACTGAGCTCATGATACTGTTACAG GATGGCATGCAGAACCAAGTGAACATGAACCCAGAGCCCCAGTTCATCATCTCCTCTGCTGGAGTCGTGAACTTCTCTGACCTCGTCAACACCACCGCCAAGTCAG GAGAATCTGTCTCTACCACCTCAGTCCTGGCAACACTGGCAGCCCTGGCAGAAGCCTCAGGTCCCATGGGTAAAAATGCAG GCAAATCTGAGGACGCAATCGCTGCAGATTCTGTGGACTCGGCCATTCAGCATGTAGTGGGCGATGGAGGTCAGAGGGTCATCACCATAGTGACGGACCAACACGGCAACCTGCAGCCAGCGGGACTTGGGCAGCAGTTCTTTGTCACTATGCAGGGGCAGCAAA TGGTGGCAGTCCCGGCTGGTCAGATCACAGAGGAGGTGGTGGAACAGGAGCCTTATCCCTCTCCGGCACGCAAGAGGAGAATAGAGCCTGCAGCCATCCTAACCAGACCCAAAGACAAG AATGCGAAGTCAGGGGACAGCAGTCGGGAGCAGCTCCAGAAGCAGCTGCAGGAGGCCAACCGGAAGGCCCAGGAGTACCGCACACAGCTCCTACAGAAGGAGCAGGAGGCTGAGCAGTACCGCCTCCGACTAGAGGAAGCCATAGAGCAACAACAGAGCAACAATACCAGCAATGCTACCGGTTCTTCCAGCACAGGTGTCCAGGAGGTAGAAGAGGAGGTGGTCCAAATGGAAAAACAAcacgagacagaggagagagttgTAGAGGAGGACAAAGTGGAAGGGGAAGAGGACGTCCCATTTCCGGAAGAAACCATTCTTGTTAAAGTGGAGGAGGAGCTGGATTCAGGGGAGGGAGAACAGATAACCGTGGATGATACCGAGGAAACGGAGAAGGCTTCAACTAAGTTCACAACGACCCCCAaacgggggagagggaggggacgaGGACGTGGAAGGAGGCGGTAG
- the LOC115176732 gene encoding GA-binding protein subunit beta-1 isoform X2: protein MSLVDLGKRLLEAARAGLDDDVRTLMVNGAPFTTDWLGTSPLHLAAQYGHHSTAEVLLRAGVSRDARTKVDRTPLHMAATEGHSNIVELLVSSGADINAKDMLKMTALHWAAQHGHREVAELLLKYGADVHSLSKFDKTPFDIAMDTSNTELMILLQDGMQNQVNMNPEPQFIISSAGVVNFSDLVNTTAKSGESVSTTSVLATLAALAEASGPMGKNAGKSEDAIAADSVDSAIQHVVGDGGQRVITIVTDQHGNLQPAGLGQQFFVTMQGQQMVAVPAGQITEEVVEQEPYPSPARKRRIEPAAILTRPKDKNAKSGDSSREQLQKQLQEANRKAQEYRTQLLQKEQEAEQYRLRLEEAIEQQQSNNTSNATGSSSTGVQEVEEEVVQMEKQHETEERVVEEDKVEGEEDVPFPEETILVKVEEELDSGEGEQITVDDTEETEKASTKFTTTPKRGRGRGRGRGRRR from the exons ATGTCACTGGTGGACCTGGGGAAGCGGCTGCTAGAGGCTGCACGGGCAGGGCTGGATGATGATGTCAGGACCCTCATGGTCAATGGAGCTCCCTTCACCACTGATTGG CTGGGGACTTCCCCGCTCCATCTAGCTGCTCAGTACGGACACCACTCCACGGCTGAGGTGCTTCTCCGAGCAGGCGTTAGCAGGGATGCCCGGACCAAAGTGGACAGGACCCCACTCCACATGGCGGCCACGGAGGGCCACTCCAATATAGTGGAGCTGCTAGTCAGT AGCGGAGCGGACATCAACGCTAAGGACATGCTGAAGATGACAGCCCTGCATTGGGCGGCCCAGCACGGTCACAGGGAGGTGGCAGAGCTGCTGCTCAAATATGGAGCAGACGTCCACTCCCTCAGCAAGTTTGACAAGACTCCCTTTGACATCGCCATGGACACCAGCAACACTGAGCTCATGATACTGTTACAG GATGGCATGCAGAACCAAGTGAACATGAACCCAGAGCCCCAGTTCATCATCTCCTCTGCTGGAGTCGTGAACTTCTCTGACCTCGTCAACACCACCGCCAAGTCAG GAGAATCTGTCTCTACCACCTCAGTCCTGGCAACACTGGCAGCCCTGGCAGAAGCCTCAGGTCCCATGGGTAAAAATGCAG GCAAATCTGAGGACGCAATCGCTGCAGATTCTGTGGACTCGGCCATTCAGCATGTAGTGGGCGATGGAGGTCAGAGGGTCATCACCATAGTGACGGACCAACACGGCAACCTGCAGCCAGCGGGACTTGGGCAGCAGTTCTTTGTCACTATGCAGGGGCAGCAAA TGGTGGCAGTCCCGGCTGGTCAGATCACAGAGGAGGTGGTGGAACAGGAGCCTTATCCCTCTCCGGCACGCAAGAGGAGAATAGAGCCTGCAGCCATCCTAACCAGACCCAAAGACAAG AATGCGAAGTCAGGGGACAGCAGTCGGGAGCAGCTCCAGAAGCAGCTGCAGGAGGCCAACCGGAAGGCCCAGGAGTACCGCACACAGCTCCTACAGAAGGAGCAGGAGGCTGAGCAGTACCGCCTCCGACTAGAGGAAGCCATAGAGCAACAACAGAGCAACAATACCAGCAATGCTACCGGTTCTTCCAGCACAGGTGTCCAGGAGGTAGAAGAGGAGGTGGTCCAAATGGAAAAACAAcacgagacagaggagagagttgTAGAGGAGGACAAAGTGGAAGGGGAAGAGGACGTCCCATTTCCGGAAGAAACCATTCTTGTTAAAGTGGAGGAGGAGCTGGATTCAGGGGAGGGAGAACAGATAACCGTGGATGATACCGAGGAAACGGAGAAGGCTTCAACTAAGTTCACAACGACCCCCAaacgggggagagggaggggacgaGGACGTGGAAGGAGGCGGTAG